The proteins below are encoded in one region of Mya arenaria isolate MELC-2E11 chromosome 15, ASM2691426v1:
- the LOC128220691 gene encoding uncharacterized protein C5orf34 homolog → MSGSRPRLMVLYSNDGVEVRYTDGSRLHLLPCGTTFLHHSAQDAHPTHGLKTIQQRCQFATSNYRDLVIAALDFRNRFAERPFLCEELLGKDQIVSLYAKVNEIAWPKEHSTENIDVGDDGSVCVTSNDEFGSVVLSPHRTDFTVCYLSALSRERIKEKNQNHRKANSRQHFKKDGHHKNEQMHGESSARDTSERGDNRIHIFEKMREDSKTPEYTKITENDTSVGLNLSPITQASCVDSPGGISNASGSPFSIHTSGENCNAKFRPFSTPTEGLDAKENGSYTNNAEGSFLGETYGKKPVDFTQDIQNQHHYFKPIAVCKSEMKASHDCGDVGRACLEQEEPTLATKCEDEICGDISSCSSQEGDSQTQVRYTWLTRHMSCDECHSSFGHVVKLAKEAAETGIVVDMKGSKKTEKKSTNISSLRQINKKHCIMSPVPSPLPLVCPGQHLHKLFGKNIYDDGKNPVEDPTTFSFGRLKVLLIDGVIFRIVRLQSMKCIEVYPGDGSVIASQGMTGHFFQHIIPIGNKLEERTYSLKSPPGQAVVGGHSIKGLLNRANRFLAHVRQEENMPSSLGLCCWKHEDVILTEPGTTTTLEECEIPGYGKFTARSNGEVRITFTDRTCLDMAADFSSKLAKRHEIEKTSKVLVDKKLGVCRLLLPNGNYQMINVNDPRQYKRYVSLALEWIDWVNSPSKEREQFYKDRPEAALKQSVEKELQKIQCFNYIVDKTVLKSDMLENPKGASSQFVPSNKPGPGILRNTDQVRAKESRSGNFPPRTVQIHSPNASQSSSISTGSSSKHSLLEKHIPSTGYSESGMTNSETFFRRNVRPVPIGQDNLDNRMSELDGFNSVRQALMKTSNFIKDIDHLLDTK, encoded by the exons ATGTCCGGGTCCAGACCAAGGTTGATGGTTCTGTACAGTAACGATGGTGTTGAAGTTCGATACACGGATGGTTCCAGGCTCCACCTTCTTCCCTGTGGTACCACCTTCCTCCATCACTCAGCACAGGACGCTCATCCAACCCATG GTTTGAAAACTATTCAACAAAGATGCCAATTTGCCACAAGCAACTACAGAGATCTTGTTATTGCTGCCCTGGATTTCAGAAATAG ATTTGCAGAAAGGCCATTTCTGTGTGAAGAGCTGCTCGGGAAAGATCAGATTGTG aGCCTCTACGCTAAAGTAAACGAAATAGCATGGCCTAAAGAACATTCTACTGAAAATATTGACGTTGGAGATGATGGAAGTGTCTGCGTTACGTCAAATGATGAGTTCGGTAGTGTGGTACTTTCTCCACATCGGACAGACTTCACAGTCTGCTACCTCTCAGCACTTAGCCGAGAGCGAATCAAAGAAAAGAATCAAAATCATAGGAAAGCTAACAGTAGGCAGCACTTCAAAAAGGATGGGCATCACAAAAACGAACAAATGCATGGAGAGTCAAGTGCACGAGATACAAGTGAACGTGGAGATAACAgaatacatatatttgaaaaaatgcgCGAAGACTCCAAAACACCGGAGTACACAAAGATAACAGAAAATGACACTTCAGTTGGACTAAACTTGTCGCCAATAACACAGGCGAGCTGTGTGGACAGTCCTGGGGGTATAAGTAACGCAAGTGGAAGTCCATTTTCAATTCATACTTCGGGCGAAAATTGCAATGCCAAATTTAGGCCTTTTTCAACACCTACAGAAGGGCTGGATGCCAAAGAAAATGGCAGTTATACTAATAATGCTGAAGGCAGTTTTCTTGGAGAAACATATGGAAAAAAGCCTGTTGATTTTACTCAGGATATACAAAACCAGCATCATTATTTTAAACCAATCGCAGTTTGCAAATCAGAAATGAAAGCTTCTCATGATTGTGGGGACGTTGGCAGAGCATGTTTGGAACAAGAAGAGCCAACGTTAGCCACAAAATGTGAGGATGAAATTTGTGGTGATATTAGTTCCTGTTCAAGCCAAGAAG GGGATAGTCAAACCCAAGTTAGATACACTTGGTTGACGAGGCACATGTCTTGTGATGAATGCCACTCCAGTTTTGGTCACGTGGTGAAACTTGCAAAAGAGGCAGCTGAGACTGGAATAGTTGTGGACATGAAAG GTTCAAAGAAAACGGAaaagaaatcaacaaatatctcATCATTGagacaaataaataagaaacactGCATAATGTCACCAGTGCCTTCCCCGCTACCTTTAGTTTGCCCAGGACAACACCTGCACAAACTCTTTGGAAAGAATATTTATGATGATGGCAAAAACCCTGTTGAAGATCCAACAACTTTTTCTTTTGGCCGATTGAAGGTCTTGCTTATCGATGGTGTAATATTCAG AATTGTAAGACTGCAGTCAATGAAATGTATTGAGGTTTATCCAGGGGATGGTTCTGTGATTGCCTCTCAGGGCATGACCGGTCATTTCTTTCAACACATCATACCAATTGGAAACAAG CTGGAAGAGCGTACATACTCGCTCAAATCTCCGCCCGGACAGGCAGTGGTTGGGGGTCATTCTATAAAGGGCCTGTTAAACAGAGCCAACCGCTTTCTTGCACATGTGAGACAGGAAGAAAACATGCCTTCATCCCTTGGGCTATGCTGTTGGAAG CATGAAGATGTTATATTGACTGAACCAGGGACCACTACAACTCTTGAGGAATGTGAAATTCCGGGCTACGGTAAATTTACTGCTCGGTCGAATGGTGAAGTTAGAATTACATTTACGGACAGAACTTGTTTAGACATGGCTGCAGATTTTTCTTCTAAATTGGCCAAAAGACACGAAATAGAAAAG ACATCCAAGGTATTGGTCGACAAGAAGCTTGGTGTATGCAGATTGCTGTTACCAAATGGCAATTATCAGATGATTAACGTAAATGATCCTCGCCAATACAAGCG GTACGTTTCACTTGCTTTAGAATGGATTGATTGGGTGAATAGCCCCTCTAAGGAGAGAGAACAGTTTTACAAAGACAGACCAGAGGCTGCATTAAAACAGTCCGTTGAAAAGGAGCTCCAAAAGATTCAGTGTTTCAATT ACATAGTGGACAAAACCGTTTTGAAGTCGGATATGTTGGAAAACCCGAAAGGAGCTTCTTCGCAGTTTGTACCATCGAACAAACCAGGTCCTGGTATTCTTCGCAATACTGACCAGGTTCGAGCAAAAGAGAGCCGGTCAGGCAATTTTCCACCAAGAACAGTACAGATTCATTCCCCAAACGCAAGCCAAAGCAGTTCGATATCAACAGGAAGTTCCTCAAAGCATTCCTTGTTAGAAAAGCATATTCCATCGACAGGGTATTCTGAAAGCGGTATGACAAACTCGGAAACATTCTTTCGTAGGAATGTAAGACCTGTTCCTATTGGTCAAGACAATTTAGATAACAGAATGTCTGAGCTTGACGGGTTTAACTCTGTTCGACAAGCTTTGATGAAAACGTCAAACTTTATTAAGGACATTGATCATCTTTTGGacacaaaatga
- the LOC128220692 gene encoding uncharacterized protein DDB_G0274171-like, translating into MMLIYHFVELYFIATNYVWCFPPPGHCDNIQCGFPLCPPGVDLVLKPGACCPGCAVECDQIHCDWPDCGDAWPETKPGDCCPSCPDECDQIHCGWPDCGGAMPETKPGDCCPSCPDECDQIQCGWPDCGGAMPETKPGDCCPSCPDECDQIHCGWPDCGGAMPETKPGDCCPSCPDECDQIHCGWPDCGGAMPETKPGDCCPSCPDECDQIHCGWPDCGGAMPETKPGDCCPSCPDECDQIHCGWPDCGGAMPETKPGDCCPSCPDL; encoded by the coding sequence ATGATGTTGATATACCATTTTGTCGAACTTTATTTCATTGCAACTAACTATGTCTGGTGTTTCCCTCCACCAGGCCATTGTGACAATATACAATGCGGGTTTCCTCTGTGCCCGCCCGGAGTGGACCTCGTTCTAAAACCGGGAGCATGCTGCCCAGGCTGTGCAGTCGAGTGCGACCAGATACACTGCGACTGGCCGGACTGTGGCGACGCCTGGCCCGAGACTAAGCCAGGTGACTGCTGTCCAAGCTGCCCAGACGAGTGCGACCAGATACACTGCGGCTGGCCGGACTGTGGCGGCGCCATGCCCGAGACTAAGCCAGGTGACTGCTGTCCCAGCTGCCCAGACGAGTGCGACCAGATACAGTGCGGCTGGCCGGACTGTGGCGGCGCCATGCCCGAGACTAAGCCAGGTGACTGCTGTCCCAGCTGCCCAGACGAGTGCGACCAGATACACTGCGGCTGGCCGGACTGTGGCGGCGCCATGCCCGAGACTAAGCCAGGTGACTGCTGTCCAAGCTGCCCAGACGAGTGCGACCAGATACACTGCGGCTGGCCGGACTGTGGCGGCGCCATGCCCGAGACTAAGCCAGGTGACTGTTGTCCCAGCTGCCCAGACGAGTGCGACCAGATACACTGCGGCTGGCCGGACTGTGGCGGCGCCATGCCCGAGACTAAGCCAGGTGACTGTTGTCCCAGCTGCCCAGACGAGTGCGACCAGATACACTGCGGCTGGCCGGACTGTGGCGGCGCCATGCCCGAGACTAAGCCAGGTGACTGCTGTCCCAGCTGCCCGGATCTATGA